A single region of the Lates calcarifer isolate ASB-BC8 linkage group LG16_LG22, TLL_Latcal_v3, whole genome shotgun sequence genome encodes:
- the pla2g12b gene encoding group XIIB secretory phospholipase A2-like protein isoform X2, translating to MLLRTVVLLLLCVSMGMCATLGHYQAEAKEEEEVLAVKLAAVTDDITAAASVDSAKEGVAATDAQVGDSPATEAPVANNLFGDKLLAKILAMDNPAADKPEADVPVADGATAEEPRTDDDRPVGDPPAMEAQAEEAVTQEQPSSDEEGNEIRPVKTNQTLDRPLANEDDNSWSLNSIRNSFQTVHGYFDSLVELVGGHNGVCQYRCRYGEAPQPRHGYKLPEPNGCSSSLVGFQLDLGIPAMTECCNQLDVCYDTCGSSKYDCDSKFRMCLHGICTDLKKSLGFVSEVQACESMADALFNTVWTLGCRPYMNSQRAACVCKGEERDEL from the exons ATGCTGCTTCGAACTGTggtcctgctcctcctctgcgtGTCCATGGGCATGTGTGCCACTTTAGGCCACTACCAGGCTGaagcaaaggaggaagaggaagtccTTGCTGTGAAATTAGCTGCTGTAACTGATGATATTACTGCAGCTGCCTCTGTAGATTCAGCTAAAGAAGGTGTAGCTGCCACAGATGCCCAAGTAGGTGATTCACCTGCAACTGAGGCACCTGTAGCAAATAACCTTTTCGGTGACAAACTACTAGCTAAAATACTTGCAATGGATAACCCAGCAGCTGACAAACCTGAAGCGGATGTCCCTGTAGCAGATGGTGCTACAGCTGAAGAGCCAAGGACCGATGATGATAGGCCTGTCGGAGACCCCCCTGCTATGGAAGCTCAAGCTGAAGAGGCTGTCACCCAGGAACAACCTTCTTCTGATGAGGAGGGGAATGAGATCAGACCAGTCAAAACAAACCAGACCCTGGACAGACCCTTGGCTAATGAAGATGATAACAGTTGGAGCCTTAACTCGATTAGAAATAGCTTCCAGACTGTGCATGGATACTTTGACTCCCTGGTGGAGCTGGTGGGGGGTCACAATGGTGTGTGTCAGTACCGCTGCAGATATG gagaAGCTCCTCAGCCTCGTCACGGCTACAAACTCCCAGAGCCCAAtggctgcagctcctctctggTGGGATTCCAG CTTGACCTGGGGATCCCTGCCATGACAGAGTGCTGTAACCAGCTTGACGTGTGTTATGACACTTGTGGCTCGAGCAAGTACGACTGCGACTCCAAGTTTCGCATGTGTCTGCATGGCATCTGCACTGACCTCAAGAAAAGCCTGGGCTTTGTGTCAGAGGTACAAG CCTGCGAGTCAATGGCAGACGCTCTCTTCAACACAGTGTGGACTCTGGGTTGTAGGCCTTACATGAACAGCCAGAGGGCAGCGTGTGTCTgcaagggagaggagagggatgaaCTGTGA
- the pla2g12b gene encoding group XIIB secretory phospholipase A2-like protein isoform X1, giving the protein MLLRTVVLLLLCVSMGMCATLGHYQAEAKEEEEVLAVKLAAVTDDITAAASVDSAKEGVAATDAQVGDSPATEAPVANNLFGDKLLAKILAMDNPAADKPEADVPVADGATAEEPRTDDDRPVGDPPAMEAQAEEAVTQEQPSSDEEGNEIRPVKTNQTLDRPLANEDDNSWSLNSIRNSFQTVHGYFDSLVELVGGHNGVCQYRCRYGEAPQPRHGYKLPEPNGCSSSLVGFQVNTALDLGIPAMTECCNQLDVCYDTCGSSKYDCDSKFRMCLHGICTDLKKSLGFVSEVQACESMADALFNTVWTLGCRPYMNSQRAACVCKGEERDEL; this is encoded by the exons ATGCTGCTTCGAACTGTggtcctgctcctcctctgcgtGTCCATGGGCATGTGTGCCACTTTAGGCCACTACCAGGCTGaagcaaaggaggaagaggaagtccTTGCTGTGAAATTAGCTGCTGTAACTGATGATATTACTGCAGCTGCCTCTGTAGATTCAGCTAAAGAAGGTGTAGCTGCCACAGATGCCCAAGTAGGTGATTCACCTGCAACTGAGGCACCTGTAGCAAATAACCTTTTCGGTGACAAACTACTAGCTAAAATACTTGCAATGGATAACCCAGCAGCTGACAAACCTGAAGCGGATGTCCCTGTAGCAGATGGTGCTACAGCTGAAGAGCCAAGGACCGATGATGATAGGCCTGTCGGAGACCCCCCTGCTATGGAAGCTCAAGCTGAAGAGGCTGTCACCCAGGAACAACCTTCTTCTGATGAGGAGGGGAATGAGATCAGACCAGTCAAAACAAACCAGACCCTGGACAGACCCTTGGCTAATGAAGATGATAACAGTTGGAGCCTTAACTCGATTAGAAATAGCTTCCAGACTGTGCATGGATACTTTGACTCCCTGGTGGAGCTGGTGGGGGGTCACAATGGTGTGTGTCAGTACCGCTGCAGATATG gagaAGCTCCTCAGCCTCGTCACGGCTACAAACTCCCAGAGCCCAAtggctgcagctcctctctggTGGGATTCCAGGTGAATACCGCT CTTGACCTGGGGATCCCTGCCATGACAGAGTGCTGTAACCAGCTTGACGTGTGTTATGACACTTGTGGCTCGAGCAAGTACGACTGCGACTCCAAGTTTCGCATGTGTCTGCATGGCATCTGCACTGACCTCAAGAAAAGCCTGGGCTTTGTGTCAGAGGTACAAG CCTGCGAGTCAATGGCAGACGCTCTCTTCAACACAGTGTGGACTCTGGGTTGTAGGCCTTACATGAACAGCCAGAGGGCAGCGTGTGTCTgcaagggagaggagagggatgaaCTGTGA
- the LOC108872422 gene encoding uncharacterized protein C6orf118, translated as MSSSCKPKPRCFGSDIHRLLQAAEAGQKADILTLSSGHLGPRSLNQSQPHTQTNQSFWKMSRSQEETPNPLALQQRRTKALTYVKKKEMKESPPEFTVSTGSEVSESGQDRATGGLSHADRREDISLPKIVDCSSNSLPFQPRAFSQKKPNSSSDPEGKQQFCSSHSDHEGLNNEDQLKTKQWFGRQFIAKQDPWAGINVAEMHERKLQKELKKLSVQSWPSRDRLAVFSDVFDDVCESSPVFGRILREIKTDYDLYVNHMMASLSPVHDLSLNTSLEGLDNSKVREMELEDAEKEVSRLEEEARRALKENKRVRNDLQNVPVITAPEDFDVKNVSLSGLQDSGTTTGTTNSIQFKKLQVLNLWQEIQQLEEEIKERMVSTVTTTATERRIKEIKTETMRLIASNDRLKTSNKNLENKINMVLNREKASKTIRRTLWDEIESDLQKESE; from the exons ATGTCCAGCAGCTGTAAGCCAAAGCCTAGGTGCTTTGGGAGCGACATCCACAGACTGCTGCAGGCTGCTGAAGCTGGTCAGAAGGCTGATATCCTCACCTTGTCCTCAGGCCATCTGGGGCCCCGCAGTCTGAACCAGAGTCAGCCTCACACGCAGACAAATCAGTCTTTCTGGAAGATGTCTCGGAGCCAAGAAGAAACCCCAAACCCTCTGGCACTCCAGCAGAGACGAACAAAGGCACTGACCTAtgtaaagaagaaagaaatgaaagagtcTCCCCCAGAGTTCACCGTCAGCACTGGGTCTGAAGTCTCTGAGTCAGGACAAGACCGGGCTACTGGTGGCTTATCACATGCAGACAGAAGAGAGGATATAAGTCTACCTAAAATAGTTGATTGTTCCTCAAACTCTTTGCCATTCCAGCCGAGAGCATTTTCCCAGAAAAAGCCTAACTCTTCATCTGATCCGGAGGGAAAACAGCAATTTTGCTCAAGCCATTCTGACCATGAAGGACTGAATAATGAAGACCAgctaaagacaaaacaatggTTTGGCAGGCAATTCATAGCCAAGCAGGACCCCTGGGCTGGAATAAATGTTGCTGAAATGCATGAGAGGAAACTACAAAAG GAGCTGAAGAAGCTGTCAGTGCAGAGCTGGCCCAGCAGAGACCGCCTTGCGGTGTTCAGTGACGTCTTTGATGATGTATGTGAAAGCTCGCCAGTATTTGGACGCATCCTGAGGGAAATTAAg ACAGATTATGATTTGTATGTCAACCACATGATGGCTTCCCTGTCACCAGTGCATGACTTG tcGTTGAATACTTCACTTGAAGGTCTTGACAACAGCAAAGTAAGAGAAATGGAGTTGGAAGATGCTGAAAAAGAGGTTagcagactggaggaggaggccagAAGAGCTCTAAAGGAGAATAAACG GGTCAGAAATGACTTACAGAATGTTCCAGTTATCACAGCCCCAGAAGACTTTGACGTGAAGA ATGTATCTCTGTCAGGGCTGCAAGACAGTGGGACTACCACGGGCACCACCAACAGTATCCAATTTAAGAAGCTTCAGGTGTTGAACCTGTGGCAGGAGATCcaacagctggaggaggagattAAGGAGAGGATGGTGTCCACTGTTACAACCACTGCCACTGAGAGACGCATCAAAGAAATAAAG ACAGAGACAATGAGACTGATAGCCTCAAATGACCGTCTGAAGACCTCCAACAAG aatctggaaaacaaaatcaacatggtgctgaacagagagaaagcaagcaAGACCATAAGACG GACATTGTGGGATGAAATAGAAAGCGACCTgcagaaagagagtgaatag